The following proteins are encoded in a genomic region of Acetobacter oryzoeni:
- the ribD gene encoding bifunctional diaminohydroxyphosphoribosylaminopyrimidine deaminase/5-amino-6-(5-phosphoribosylamino)uracil reductase RibD, whose translation MNSFSQISRQIMPERIGAAFNLAVAEAWSFVGRTAPNPPVGCVLLDAQGDVLVVAAHHQAGTAHAERLAVEQARALGLVERIDTAVVTLEPCNHTGRTPPCTEALLSTPVKTVWIGCADPNPHVQGGGAARLEREGITVNRLWQCMNAAATYARCRALLAPFAMRMTHGRPWVTVKQALDSKGSMVPPKGQKTFTTPASLRLAHTLRRVTDGIVTATGTVLADRPTLTVRHVEDHPERRRLLVVCGQEQHAPAEWLASVSATFDVRFCPDIAQLPDILAQSDALWVLVEAGPTLLEALKTHNLWDDWLTIRQDASGQDHLAVSTQHDVTPLSLFPEWVRCAQEQVCFPVS comes from the coding sequence GTGAACAGCTTTTCACAGATTTCCCGACAGATCATGCCAGAACGCATTGGCGCGGCGTTTAACCTTGCCGTGGCTGAGGCGTGGAGCTTTGTAGGGCGTACAGCCCCCAACCCGCCGGTAGGGTGTGTGCTGCTGGATGCGCAAGGAGATGTGCTGGTTGTGGCCGCACATCATCAGGCAGGTACCGCACATGCAGAAAGATTGGCCGTAGAGCAGGCACGTGCTCTTGGGTTGGTGGAGCGGATTGATACCGCTGTTGTTACGCTGGAGCCCTGCAATCATACCGGTCGCACCCCCCCATGTACGGAAGCACTGCTTTCTACCCCTGTAAAAACTGTCTGGATTGGCTGTGCAGACCCTAACCCGCATGTGCAGGGCGGGGGCGCTGCCCGGCTGGAACGTGAAGGTATTACGGTTAACCGTTTGTGGCAGTGCATGAATGCTGCGGCCACATATGCGCGCTGCCGTGCGTTGTTGGCCCCATTTGCCATGCGCATGACACACGGGCGGCCTTGGGTAACCGTTAAACAGGCGCTGGATAGCAAAGGCTCCATGGTGCCCCCAAAAGGGCAAAAAACCTTTACAACTCCGGCATCCCTCCGTCTGGCGCATACTTTGCGGCGTGTCACAGATGGCATTGTGACAGCCACAGGCACTGTATTGGCTGACCGGCCCACACTAACCGTAAGGCATGTTGAAGATCACCCTGAACGCCGCCGCCTGTTGGTGGTGTGTGGGCAGGAACAACATGCGCCGGCTGAGTGGCTGGCCAGCGTTTCGGCTACATTCGATGTGCGCTTCTGCCCCGATATTGCGCAGCTGCCAGATATTCTGGCGCAAAGCGATGCGCTGTGGGTGCTGGTAGAAGCCGGGCCAACTCTGCTTGAGGCCCTTAAAACCCATAATTTGTGGGATGATTGGCTGACCATTCGTCAGGATGCTTCAGGGCAGGATCATCTTGCTGTTTCAACCCAACATGATGTCACACCTCTTTCTCTTTTTCCCGAATGGGTACGGTGTGCGCAGGAGCAGGTATGTTTTCCGGTATCATAG
- a CDS encoding riboflavin synthase, protein MFSGIIESLGHVAKVERSPQSLMLEVETGLYDVAEGESIAVNGVCLTAVEPSTTGLVRFFVSSETLDCTTLGVLEAGGRVNLERAVTPATRLSGHIVQGHVDAVARFTECTQFGDARRVVFEVPAQLRRYMVAKGSVALAGISLTLNEVGEPNGETFPIELMIIPHTWEHTTLGTLKVGDAVNVEVDIIAKYVEAQCRTK, encoded by the coding sequence ATGTTTTCCGGTATCATAGAATCTCTCGGTCATGTGGCTAAGGTGGAGCGCAGCCCCCAGTCTCTTATGCTGGAAGTGGAAACAGGGCTGTACGATGTGGCGGAGGGGGAAAGCATAGCCGTAAACGGTGTGTGCCTAACTGCTGTAGAGCCTTCAACAACCGGGCTTGTGCGCTTTTTTGTGAGCAGTGAGACACTGGACTGCACCACATTGGGCGTGCTTGAGGCTGGTGGCCGGGTTAATCTGGAACGGGCCGTTACGCCTGCCACGCGTCTGTCTGGCCATATTGTGCAAGGCCATGTGGATGCCGTGGCACGGTTTACAGAATGTACCCAGTTTGGTGATGCGCGGCGCGTGGTGTTTGAAGTGCCAGCCCAATTGCGGCGCTACATGGTGGCCAAAGGCTCTGTGGCGCTTGCGGGCATTAGCCTGACGCTGAATGAAGTGGGTGAGCCAAACGGCGAGACCTTTCCCATTGAACTGATGATTATCCCGCACACATGGGAGCACACCACGCTCGGCACGCTTAAAGTCGGTGATGCCGTGAATGTGGAAGTGGATATCATTGCCAAATATGTGGAGGCACAATGCCGGACCAAGTAA
- the ribH gene encoding 6,7-dimethyl-8-ribityllumazine synthase yields the protein MGTRSPVSLPDLKALSPAPRLAIIVSRFNEVVTGGLRDGAIAWLAEHNITVKEGDVFAAPGAFEMPLLAQTLAKTGNYEGVICLGCVVKGDTAHFEFISLGATMGILQASLATETPIAFGVLTTYTEEQAQVRSADDIHNKGREAAAACVESLALLRQIKG from the coding sequence ATGGGTACACGTTCCCCTGTTTCCTTGCCGGATCTCAAGGCACTTTCTCCTGCGCCGCGTCTGGCCATTATTGTCAGCCGGTTTAACGAAGTTGTAACGGGTGGCCTGCGCGATGGTGCTATTGCGTGGCTGGCTGAACATAACATTACTGTGAAAGAGGGTGATGTTTTTGCGGCTCCCGGTGCCTTTGAAATGCCACTTCTGGCACAGACACTTGCCAAAACAGGCAACTATGAAGGCGTTATCTGCCTTGGTTGCGTTGTAAAAGGGGATACAGCGCATTTTGAATTTATCAGCCTGGGCGCCACAATGGGCATTCTTCAGGCCTCTTTGGCCACAGAAACGCCTATCGCCTTTGGTGTGTTGACAACTTATACAGAAGAGCAGGCGCAGGTACGCTCTGCTGATGATATCCACAACAAAGGGCGCGAAGCCGCTGCTGCGTGTGTGGAATCCTTGGCCTTACTGCGCCAGATCAAAGGCTGA
- the ribB gene encoding 3,4-dihydroxy-2-butanone-4-phosphate synthase → MAAKASARLLQAVEAVRAGRMVVMVDDEDRENEGDLVMAAEFMTPEAMNFMITHARGLVCLPLTPQQVDRLGLPMMVRQSDNTAQYGTAFTVSIEAKEGVSTGISAPDRSHTVRVAASENATPADIATPGHIFPLRAAPGGVLERIGHTEGSIDLLRLAGLKPAAVICEILNEDGTMARRPQLEVFARQHDLPIVSIAELVTWIKAHGLSSLATQAAEANPEIAPEPAVPDLAQASLPSAYGGDDLVIHAYQDENGVEHVALVKGDVHRKGALPLVRLHSECVTGDALGSLRCDCGSQLHAALRAIGKAECGVLVYVRGHEGRGIGLVNKIRAYELQDAGLDTVDANHRLGFATDARDWRAASGILRSLGVGELDLLTNNPDKVRALEARGFMVRRRIGLEIPPTVHNRAYLEAKRRRMGHHLGQFVAADAEPDVVV, encoded by the coding sequence GTGGCAGCTAAGGCATCGGCAAGGCTTTTGCAGGCGGTAGAAGCCGTGCGTGCTGGCCGTATGGTCGTCATGGTGGATGATGAAGATCGTGAAAACGAAGGCGATCTGGTTATGGCCGCGGAGTTCATGACGCCTGAAGCCATGAACTTCATGATTACCCATGCCCGTGGCCTTGTGTGTCTGCCACTTACGCCTCAACAGGTGGATCGTCTCGGTCTGCCCATGATGGTGCGGCAAAGTGATAATACAGCCCAGTACGGTACGGCGTTTACGGTATCTATCGAGGCCAAAGAGGGCGTAAGCACCGGTATTTCTGCGCCAGATCGGTCGCATACTGTGCGTGTAGCGGCATCAGAAAACGCAACACCTGCGGATATTGCCACACCGGGGCACATCTTTCCGCTGCGCGCCGCCCCCGGTGGGGTGTTGGAGCGTATTGGCCATACGGAGGGTTCGATAGATCTGCTGCGTCTGGCCGGGTTAAAGCCAGCCGCTGTTATCTGCGAGATTCTGAATGAAGATGGCACCATGGCGCGCCGTCCTCAGTTGGAAGTCTTTGCCCGCCAGCATGATCTGCCGATTGTTTCTATTGCAGAGTTGGTGACGTGGATTAAAGCACATGGCCTGTCATCCTTGGCGACGCAGGCCGCTGAGGCAAATCCCGAAATTGCACCAGAACCAGCCGTGCCGGATCTGGCGCAGGCATCCTTACCCAGTGCTTACGGTGGGGATGATCTGGTGATTCATGCCTATCAGGATGAAAACGGCGTAGAGCATGTGGCCTTGGTAAAAGGTGATGTGCACCGCAAAGGCGCTCTGCCGCTGGTGCGCCTGCATTCTGAATGTGTGACGGGCGATGCCCTTGGTTCTCTGCGGTGCGATTGCGGTTCACAACTGCATGCGGCACTTCGGGCCATAGGGAAAGCGGAATGTGGCGTGCTGGTTTATGTGCGCGGGCATGAAGGGCGCGGCATCGGGCTGGTCAACAAAATCCGTGCTTATGAACTACAGGATGCCGGGCTGGATACGGTAGATGCCAACCATCGTCTGGGTTTTGCAACAGATGCCCGAGATTGGCGCGCAGCTTCGGGCATATTGCGCAGCCTTGGTGTGGGCGAACTGGATTTGCTGACGAATAACCCCGATAAAGTGCGCGCGCTGGAAGCACGCGGGTTTATGGTGCGCCGCCGGATTGGGCTGGAAATTCCACCCACAGTGCATAATCGCGCCTATCTGGAAGCCAAGCGCCGGCGCATGGGGCATCATCTTGGGCAGTTTGTTGCCGCTGATGCCGAACCAGATGTGGTTGTCTGA